CTGCCAATTCAGAACAGGAAAAGCCCTACAAGACAAATTGGTTTCTGCAACAAATGGCAGGAAAACAAGAGAAGGGGAAATTGtttagattaaaagaaaatttggctgggtgcagtggctcacagctttATTCCCAATACTTTGAGGGGATCGGCTGAGCTcaaaagtttgagatcagcctgagcaacatagggagacctcatctctacaaaaaaacttaaaaattagctgggcatggtgatgcatgcctgtagtcccagctactctggaggctgaggtagggggatggcttaagcccaggaggtcgaggctacagtgagctgagattgtaccactgcactccagcctgggtgacatagcaagactctgtctcaaaaaaattaaaaacaaaagagaactgAAGAAGACGTTTCAAGGAAGCATAATTTGTGGAATTTGTTTAGgtcctattaaaaaaaagacattaggctgggcgcggtggctcatgcctgtaatcccagcactttgggaggctgaggcgggaggatcacctgaggtcaggagttcgagaccagcctggccaacatggtgaaaccctgtctctactaaaaatacaaaaattagccgggcatggtggcttgagcctgtagtctcagctattcgggaggctgaggcaggagaatcacttgaacccgggaggtggaggttgtggtgagccaagatcatgccactgcactccagcctagatgacagagcgagactctgtctcaaaaaataaataattaattaattttaaaaagacattaatgaAGCAATTGGGAACATATGAACACTGAATAGACAGGACGTTAAGGAattattgttagttttttttgGTGTGAAAACGCTACTAGGGTAATATTAATGGAGTATTTATCTCATATACTGaagtatttaaggaagaaattatgtGTAGGGTTTGTCTGAAAATAATCTAGTAGGGGTAGGGATGAGGTAGAATAGAAAGAAGGTTGGCTATGAACTGCTGGGTGATGGGTACAGTACATGGAGTTCATCatactatttgcttttttttttttttttgagacggagtctggctctgtcgtccatgctggagtgcagtgacgcgatcttggctcactgcaagctccgcctcccaggtttcacaccattttcctgcctcagcctcccgagtagctgggactacagacacccaccaccatgcctggataattttttgtatttttagtagagatggggtttcaccatgttagccaggacggtcttgatctcctgacctcgtgatctgcccgccttggcctcccaaagtgctgggattacaggcgtgagccaccgtgcccagccagttttttctgttgagactgagtctcgctctgttgcccaggctagaatacaatggtgtgatctcggctcacctcaacctccacctcccaggttcaagcgattcttctgcctcagcctcccgagtagctgagattacaggtgtgcgccaccacatccagctgattttttgtatttttagtagagacggggtttcaccacgttggccaggctggtctagaactcctaggctctagcaatccacccacctcagcctcccaaagtgctgggattacaggtgtgagccactgtacctggcccatcATACTATTCTCTattctacttttgtgtatgtttacAATTTCTATAGTAAGTTAATAAAAGCCCAGCCAAGACTGAAAtaaaagttggccaggcgtggtggctcacgcctgtaatcccagcactttgggaggctgaggcaggtggatcacgaggtcaggagatcaagaccatcctggctaacacggtgaaaccctgtctctactaaaaatacaaaaaaattagtcgggcatggtggtgggcgcctgtagtcccagctacttgggaggctgaagcaggagaatggcgtgaacccgggaggcggagcttgcagtgagccgagattgcgccactgcactccagcctgggcgacatagcgagactgtctcaaaaaaaaaaaaaaaaaaaagttgcagatGATTAAAGTTCccctttaaaaattctataataaCAGTGAACTACTAGCCCTTTCTTTACACTtgcaggaaaagggaaaaaaaaccctcataaaCAAGTTTAATGACAAGCAGCACCTTGTTTCTTATTCGATCTCTCTTGAccacttcttctttcttttcagttttttctgaGCTGCCTATTGATTCTGTACTTTCAGCCTTCTTTCCTTTATCCCGAAgtgtgtctttctcttttttcatttcttcttcttttctcttaaaaGTCTTCTCTTTCTCATAGCGCTCCTTCTGCCTACGGCGCTCTTCTTCTTGCCGCTTCAGCCTCTCTCTTTCTCGAAGTATGCGCTCCTGATCTCGTTCATATTCCCGTTCCCTCTCCCTGTAGTCTCTGCCGCTCTCATCTTCAGGTCTGCATGAAAAACAAATCTGAGACAGAACCCTGAAAGATCTTGTAATCACAAATGTAGGAACACTGTGATTCTGATTTGGCCCCTGCAATGAGGTTGCACTTTTAGAGCAGAGTGAAAAATACTAGTGTTTTAAGAAGgaacaaaaccccaaaaccatTCACCCAGATTAAGATACAAGAATATTCTGAAACCGTTCCTCCTCATCCCCCTGCCCTGCATAAAACAGCTTATCTTAATTCAGGTACATGGCCAGGACATAGTAGCAAAACTAGCATGTATAAATCAAACATAACAAAGAGTCCTTGACTACTGACCTCTTTGGTTTTTCATCTTTAAGTTCACTATCAGAACGCTTGGGCAATGTACAACTTTGCCCACTGGCTCTTTCATCACTGAGAGTCTCTTTGTCCAATTTCTtggctttttctcttttatccaATTCTTTTTCATCTCCTTTTTCTGGCTTCTTGAGCAGCTTTaaagataaaatgtttatttttattttgaaggctGGGACACTATCTTCTATTAAAAACCCAgtataccaaatatttaaaatttagactAGACAAGGCCCCCATCTCTGCAGGTACACTTAATCTTTCGGTGAACAACTAGTGCACAAGAGCAGTAATTTACTAAAAGGATGCTATTAATGTTAAAGTGTTATCCACTTGAATGAAGTGGTTTAATCACTTTGTGGCAATAGGATCAAGACTcctttggcttttattctgaggcagggtctcactctgttgcccgtgctggactgcagtggcatgaacatggctcaccgcaaccttgacctcctgggctcaggtggtcctcctgcctcagcctcttgagtagctgggaaaacaggtgcacaccaccacatacggctaattttttaatttttttgtagagacaaggtgtcaccatgttgcccaggctggtctcaaacttctgggctcacaccatccttctgcctcggcctcccacagtgctgggattacaggtgtgagccactgtgcccggcttccTTTGGCTTTAAATGGGTCAACCTTTAAGTGAATCAATGCATACTTCAAAGTATGCTTCTGTAGCAAACCAGCATGTTGATATAACTTGATGGGAAACAGCCCACAAATTTTAAGTGATAGGCAGATTGTTTCTGTTGGGACTGTTTTTATGTAGTACTTGGAATGACAAATACCTTGGTCACCAAAGGAGAGATCCATTGCAGGAATAATTTTGCCTTGAGCCTGAGAATAACATACTTATGATGGTACAATTATCTTGCCATTACAGATTAATAACAAGAATTATTTGGCATTTGATTTAAACATCTAACTGCCTTATACAACCAAATAGTGAAGTTCCATCTCTACTGAGTAGGAACTCTGTATTTAATGCCATATTTACGCATGTTCAAAAATGCCATTGTTTTTACATCGCTGCTATGAATCTCTCGAGAATACCTCCAAGTGTTGGATAAGCAGAGAGATTCTTAGGCAAAATAGAAGAATTTCAAGTCTCAGAGTGAAGGTATCATACAAGGTTTATCTCAGGGTGAAGGCATCATGTAAATTACTAAGCAAAAGGCAAAGCACCACAAGACATAAGCATGAAGCATTTTGGCACACAGACAGCCACTGCAAATGGTGAGTCCAAAATGGACACTGAGAAGGCACCAGTGTAAAGTGAGGATACCATGTGCAGGTTTCATTGGAAGTGCTCTTATTTCTCCAATGAACATCCTTATTAGAAACCAAGGTGTCCATTACTCTAATAAGAACATTAATGAATATCTCTAGCATGGCTGGCTCTACCTTCCGCCTTGCTGATTGTTAGGAATAGCAAGTCAAGTCACTTGTGGCACAGCAGACAGAGAGATTGCTGGAAAGAATTAAGATGAGAAACTCCGTCCTCCCCCAAGCCCCTCATCACCAGTAATGAGCCCCGTAGAGACTTAGGGAACCCTTACTACATAAACTGCTGAATATTCAGGAAATAAAATAAGGAGACCCTGCCACCCTCTCTGTGAGATTTTCTTTGACTTTATCTGAAGTACTAGGTCCTAGTACTTCCCCAGGAAATATGTTGAAACAAGGGCTGCCCAAGCCATGCCCTTAGAAGGGAAGTGGCAAGGTTGGGATCTTTCTGCAGGTTTTCTTCTTCCCAAATGCAATGCATGAATCCGAATCTGCTGCTAACAGATTCCCAGCTATATGCAGGAAGATACTACGGGAGTCATGTGAGAGGGAAAGGCATATATTGCAGGGTATTTATCCCTAGTCCTCCCACAAGGCAGCCAGTTATGAGAAGCatataagaagaggagaaagaactaTATAGGCATGGTTGTCCTCTGGCTGTAGGTCAATGAAGCTTCTGGGTACACAGCAGAGCATTAGGAAGTCACCTGGGCTTCCTTTTAAAGtagaaatttataataaaatagctCAGCTTTTAAGAAGACTCAAGTCAACCTGAAGGGGTTTTCAACAAGtaacactaccaccaccaccaccaaaaggACTTATTAGCTAAGACCTGTGTGTGTGACATGATACTAGATGCTCTGTATCATGTACTTGGTCCTTACATTTTTCTGATTCACAGCTTGTAACAGAAACCTGTGTACCTGAAGACAGTGGAAAACAAACAGATGAGGTAACTTCATGTATCAATTATGAAGGAAAAGCTGAATAAAACCCATAAATCATGCCAGCCAGCCCTAAGCCCTCATTTACTATGAATTTAGAGGACAGTAGtctaaaaatcaaacattttcaaagacaaaaacaGCACAGATCTGCACTGAAGAAATAACATACTACTTAATCCTTTTAAATgatcttaaatttaaaaactaatactATTAGTGTTACAGGAAAGATTTTTACTGGATCACTTCCCCccaaaagagaacaaaaacaaaacaaaaaattcatttataCCAACACAAGACGCATGCATATTTAAAGAAGTAGATACATGCAATTTTTAGCAACAGGCAGTCAGTTTCAACATTCTCATACCTTAATCTTTGGTTCATCCTTTAATTTGTCCCTTTCTGGAATTCTGTCTATCTTCTTTAGCTTTTCTATATCTTTCCTTTTTcgtttctcttcttctttccatttcctcctctcttcttctctttgtctttttctttctatttctctcctccttctttcttctctcttttcttctctcattctctAGAAAGAAACATCAACACAAGccttcaaataaaataatcatcacCAAAACCCTAATAAATCCCGAAGGCATGGTAGGCCCCAACTGAATAATCTTTCCTTCCTACTTTCTACAAAGTGGCATTCTACCACCGTTATCCCCACTCCACCCAGAAAACGAAAGACAGTGAAGACCAGGACCTGCTAATATTAGTCTTCCACTGCTGCCTTACTATCTCTCCAGAGGTTTTCAGAATATCAAAAGAGTGTCTCTGGGACAACCTAAGAACATTCCAGGTTTGTAGAGTGAACTCCTGGTCCAACAACCAGAGTGAAGGAGCGGGCCAGAGAGTGAGACCAACAAGGCAAATCCTTAAAGAGTAATGGTGGAAAAAGCAGCTATTTCTCCTCTAGAAACCCAATGCtcttaaaatgtttatagaatGCAAAGCAATGAAATTAAAGTATTGAGAGAACTATAAAGACAAAAGATTTACCTGCTTGTTTTTCAGGAAGCTCAAAAGTGGGGTTGTCTTTTTAGCTACATAAATGTAAACAGATTATTAATAATACTTATCAACCCCTAGAAACGATTCCATTTTCTGACATTCCCTGCCAACCACCCAAGGTGGGAAAACGTGTACACCCCTTATGCAGAAAGATCACAACTGtaatatcagaaagaagttttacAGCATTCGATTTCAACAATACGGGattaaaataccttttaaaaagtgaagaaattcaaattaaaacaacaaaataatttattaaaagagTCATTCCCAACTGATGAGAATTAAGTACTTAGGACATTCTCTTGTTTTACTGATAGGAGTATAAACTTGTTCAACTGGAAGAAGTTGGTGGGAAGGGGCTAAAAATATCTAATCCTTTTGACCCcataattccacttctgggaattTATTCTAAGAAAGTTACCAGAAATGGGCTTATACTATCCATCTATTAATAAAAGTCAAGTTTTGgaagaatatttttcattttcaacattCTGAATAAGCTATTAGCCTTACAGCCATCTTAAAACACatattcctggccaggcacagtggctcatgcctctaatcccagcactttaggaggccaaggcaggcagatcacttgaggtcaggagttcgagatcagcctggccaacatggtgaaaccccggctctactaaaaatacaaaactggctgggtgtcgtggcggcacctgtacttccagctactcgggaggccgcggcagaatcacctgaacccgggaggcggaagttgcagtgagccgagattgcgacactgcactccagcctgggcaacagagcaagactccatcacatcacacacacacacacacacacacacacacacagagagagagagaaagcaagcaaaacacacacacacacacacacacacacacacacacacagagagagagagagagaaaaagcaagcaaaacaaacaaacaaacaaacaaaccccacatattccttaggataaattcctgaGTGGAAATCCTGGGTCAAAGATTATGTTCATGTTTAGAGCTACTGATACAGTAGTGACAGCCTATTACTGAGAACCAACATCCAAGCTAGAATTCCTCAAGtagttttcaatttcattttttggtattttcaagTCAAAATTTTTTTAGGAATATGAACTTATTACTAGGAAATACCAATTGACCTTCAAAGGCTTACCACTGTCTAAACGTTCCTTATCAGTCATCGAACTTTTTGGATTTATATTACATTTGTGTGACACTAAATAGGTCAAAGAATTTTTCCCCCATTAATGGATTCTCATAATGCTGTGAGGCAGGTATTACCATCTGCATTTTACAGTAACAGTCTCAGAGAAGCTAGTAGCTTCCCcgaagtcacacagctagcaactGATGGAGGTAGGAGACTTAGGTACTGTGATGAAAAGGCTGTTGCCCTGATTCTTTTTGCCCACTTACCTATTAATTCTCTATTTTTTGCTTCTATTTCCTCTAGCAGTGTCTCTGGAGTAGATGTCATTTTCTCATTATCTGTGGCATAACTTTCCAAAAACTTTCTATATTCTGGATCTAAATAATCATTTaaggaaacataaaatataatagactttaaacaacaaaaagaagacattatctAGGATACTGATTTAtcaaagaagataattttttacttcgtggaagataaaaaaaaaaaaccaaaccataCCCACAAGGCAGACTATTTAGAGCTTAATTGGTCACTTGCTCTCAGGACTCCTATCACTGATACTCACTATAGGAATCTGGTATAACATGGGGTCAGGAAAAATGAGACGCCATGCATTATAACAGAACCACTAGGGGTACGACATAGTTTGCTTTTAAAAGTCACTGTCCTACTAAACTAAGTCAAGTATTCCAAAAAGATAAATTAGAGAGAAGTCCTAGATGTGGCACTTGAAGTGATGGGAATTCCTGGAGTTCTCTCCTAGACCTCTAACATCAGAAAGGGTGACACATCTAAGCCATTATATTGCTTGTCTCTATGTGTCACTTGATCAAGTCTTCCAGATCTAAATCTGTAATAAAACCAGTATCACAGCTATGTGTTATTGAGTCTTTActgtgttttctttataaaatacctgTAATAGTAACAAATGATGGAAATTAAACTAGATGATTCTAAAGTATCAATCTGATATAAAATATGGTCCTAAGTCCTTATCCAACATAAAGAGTTGTGTAACAGCTATTTAACATAACATTACAGAGGTCTCAAAATCTGGAGCCAGTGTACCTTAAATGGCAATTATTTTGGTTTTTCAgttcttgtatttctttctttctttctttcttttttttttttttttgagacggagttttgctcttgttgcccaggctggagtgcaatggtgcagtctcagctcactgcaacctccgcctcccgggttcaagcaattcttctgcctcagcctcccaagtagctgggattacaggtgcccgccaccatgcctagctaatttttgtgtttttagtagagatggggtgtcaccatgttggccaggctggtctcgaactcctgacctcagcaactctgcccgccttggcctcccaaagtgctggaattataggagcgagccaccgcgcctggcctcagttCTTCTATTCCTGTTCAACCTAATACTATGTGTGTAGCTAATTGTATATCCAAAGACCAGAAAATAGGAGTGACGACTTCAGCTACTTTATACAAAGTTACCTGGGTATGGAAATTTTCCCATGACAGTTCAAACCttcttctttataaatataatggaaaccaaaagtcaaataaataatcataaaaatggtGAGGCCTCAAGAAGCACCTGTTAAACTTTGAAACCTGATTTTTttccactattttctttttcttttttttttgagacggaggtttgttcttgttgcccaggctagagtgcaatggagtgatctcagctcactgcaacctccgcctcctgggttcaagcgattctcctgcctcagcctcccgaatagctgggattacaggcatgcaccaccatacccggctaattttatatttttagtagagacaggatttctccatgttggtcaggctggtctcgaactcctgacctcaggtgatctgcccgccttggcctcccaaagtactgggattataggcgtgagccaccacgcctggcctttccACTATCTTCTAATCAATAAATCTATGGTGATTTGTTACTCAATAG
This genomic stretch from Pongo pygmaeus isolate AG05252 chromosome X, NHGRI_mPonPyg2-v2.0_pri, whole genome shotgun sequence harbors:
- the UPF3B gene encoding regulator of nonsense transcripts 3B isoform X2 codes for the protein MKEEKEHRPKEKRVTLLTPAGATGSGGGTSGDSSKGEDKQDRNKEKKEALSKVVIRRLPPTLTKEQLQEHLQPMPEHDYFEFFSNDTSLYPHMYARAYINFKNQEDIILFRDRFDGYVFLDNKGQEYPAIVEFAPFQKAAKKKTKKRDTKVGTIDDDPEYRKFLESYATDNEKMTSTPETLLEEIEAKNRELIAKKTTPLLSFLKNKQRMREEKREERRRREIERKRQREEERRKWKEEEKRKRKDIEKLKKIDRIPERDKLKDEPKIKLLKKPEKGDEKELDKREKAKKLDKETLSDERASGQSCTLPKRSDSELKDEKPKRPEDESGRDYREREREYERDQERILRERERLKRQEEERRRQKERYEKEKTFKRKEEEMKKEKDTLRDKGKKAESTESIGSSEKTEKKEEVVKRDRIRNKDRPAMQLYQPGARSRNRLCPPDDSTKSGDSAAERKQESGISHRKEGGEE
- the UPF3B gene encoding regulator of nonsense transcripts 3B isoform X1, with the translated sequence MKEEKEHRPKEKRVTLLTPAGATGSGGGTSGDSSKGEDKQDRNKEKKEALSKVVIRRLPPTLTKEQLQEHLQPMPEHDYFEFFSNDTSLYPHMYARAYINFKNQEDIILFRDRFDGYVFLDNKGQEYPAIVEFAPFQKAAKKKTKKRDTKVGTIDDDPEYRKFLESYATDNEKMTSTPETLLEEIEAKNRELIAKKTTPLLSFLKNKQRMREEKREERRRREIERKRQREEERRKWKEEEKRKRKDIEKLKKIDRIPERDKLKDEPKIKVHRFLLQAVNQKNLLKKPEKGDEKELDKREKAKKLDKETLSDERASGQSCTLPKRSDSELKDEKPKRPEDESGRDYREREREYERDQERILRERERLKRQEEERRRQKERYEKEKTFKRKEEEMKKEKDTLRDKGKKAESTESIGSSEKTEKKEEVVKRDRIRNKDRPAMQLYQPGARSRNRLCPPDDSTKSGDSAAERKQESGISHRKEGGEE